The following are encoded together in the Capsulimonas corticalis genome:
- a CDS encoding phage tail tape measure protein: MSAEVNLGTIFAGVELRLGNLKAGVSQVTSSVATIKKELGAAEQAGTKAGAGMSGGLKVATGALMNISAVITGVAANAVKMSADFETSLTNVRNNTTMTAKDFGVMKDAVVSLGKESGAPLDQLSEGFMHVTNFGFKASDSVGILREAMKSAVATGSNTADTADILAKSLHEFGLSATDAGKAMNVMHLAAAQGNMTLEQFDVAAGPAFAVAANLGVKLQDVSAAMSALTRHGLDAAEAATQVKDILQHIIAPSHQAKEELAALSKTSGIDLVADFSQAGLKAKGLAGVMDDVKRAAKGNGEEIYKLIEAQRGGIGAMILAGSGANDYKEILGSLSDAMSGKIDPTTEAYNRTLQTLNNEIARITNEIKTDFVPAGEKVTPVFEAAIPAIRETAHLLSELLDLFAQLPKPIQEVVVGLGALKLGAGAAGLVFGDLKKMIGLAGAEQVGFSKGGIAAFSKGGPYLIALAAVAAAILLIKQRFDEAQHTEDVFSKSLDKIPEKSGKITEAAELRAEAARLSSDINSRIQMQRNLHLPEGHGEFDPLGLGKAYQSQLVEMENRRRYALDRAAQLERQANGPDAGASGGSKLAEAMAKHIGEATGIQCGAAVSKALKESGLTGTATALAKAAIAHKDQQLHPDANGFLPPGTIVYFPDKQHSGSVSGSGQQHFAVAGGLNDQDQQVMVESTTAGGKGRHYRGDRTLAQIAAEHGGQYYAFAAPGDSGGSALTPSGATSGGGGDASDLTDLMARAIGAKNGKYAQERYEAQQTYKKDKETDPRLAAIVYKKALADIHQEELDDLKQHHAKVETEQQRHAVKIMSIITDSIKGINKATKSNAGDIFGNPDAAKPISFDLSKFMGGLNKTVKGNVGAIQTNEIADAQDEISTQNDDIKEQKAQAKELADYERELARATAEAQREEWRNNRSEAHLYFDSLRQEAAAEAASYIEGLKARGVEEADAKAQANALYQVKMRGIDAEETAAAKEEWDRKAKPMEQAMQSGLSKILGHWRNMKTGIASIMDDIKSYVISTITQIAAKWAVLHLLGGPKVTGGGAGALAGLGALSAGVSGASSGLGLNIPSFGGSAGIPSTPGIAPGGNPLGGQLGAAAAVAGATGQGGAAGAIGTAASLASLLGKGGVLGHLFAHGGMMAAGGPLMAALPWVAGGLAINSLLGNPLKKIFHFSKGGTVPGVGFRDTVPAMLTPGEKVIPRGMSEGGGHPPITVNHFGDIHDADGARAMYDNAGWLIQQRLAVATDS; this comes from the coding sequence ATGTCCGCTGAAGTCAACCTTGGAACCATCTTCGCCGGCGTCGAGCTGCGGCTCGGCAATCTGAAGGCCGGCGTGAGCCAGGTCACCAGTTCCGTCGCGACGATCAAAAAGGAGCTGGGGGCGGCCGAGCAGGCCGGGACGAAGGCTGGCGCGGGAATGAGCGGCGGTCTCAAAGTCGCCACCGGCGCCCTGATGAATATCTCCGCCGTCATTACCGGCGTTGCGGCAAACGCCGTCAAGATGTCGGCGGACTTTGAGACGTCTCTGACCAACGTCCGCAACAACACGACGATGACGGCCAAAGACTTCGGCGTCATGAAGGACGCCGTGGTCTCGCTCGGCAAGGAATCGGGCGCGCCGCTCGATCAGCTCTCCGAAGGCTTCATGCATGTGACGAACTTCGGGTTCAAGGCGTCGGATTCGGTCGGCATTCTTCGCGAGGCGATGAAGTCGGCGGTGGCGACGGGCTCCAACACGGCGGATACGGCCGACATCCTCGCCAAGTCGCTGCATGAATTCGGGTTGTCCGCCACGGACGCCGGCAAGGCGATGAACGTCATGCACCTGGCGGCCGCGCAGGGCAACATGACGCTCGAACAGTTCGACGTCGCCGCCGGCCCAGCCTTCGCCGTGGCTGCGAACCTGGGCGTCAAGCTGCAAGACGTTTCGGCGGCCATGTCCGCATTGACGCGTCATGGCCTGGACGCGGCGGAGGCCGCGACGCAGGTCAAGGACATCTTGCAGCATATCATCGCGCCATCCCATCAGGCGAAGGAGGAGCTTGCCGCTCTTTCCAAAACCAGCGGGATTGACCTGGTGGCGGACTTCAGCCAGGCCGGCCTCAAGGCCAAGGGGCTGGCCGGCGTGATGGATGATGTGAAGCGCGCCGCGAAGGGCAACGGCGAAGAGATCTACAAGCTAATCGAGGCGCAGCGCGGCGGCATCGGCGCGATGATCCTCGCCGGCAGCGGCGCGAACGATTACAAGGAGATCCTGGGCTCGCTCTCTGACGCCATGTCGGGCAAGATCGACCCCACCACGGAAGCCTATAACCGAACCCTCCAGACCCTGAACAATGAGATCGCGCGCATCACGAACGAGATCAAAACGGACTTCGTTCCCGCCGGCGAAAAGGTGACGCCAGTGTTTGAAGCGGCGATCCCTGCCATTCGTGAGACGGCGCATTTGCTCTCCGAACTGCTCGATCTCTTCGCGCAGCTCCCGAAGCCGATCCAGGAAGTCGTTGTCGGCCTGGGCGCCCTGAAGCTCGGCGCCGGGGCGGCCGGCCTGGTCTTCGGCGACCTGAAGAAAATGATCGGCTTGGCCGGCGCTGAGCAAGTTGGCTTTTCGAAAGGCGGCATCGCGGCGTTCAGCAAAGGCGGCCCGTACCTGATCGCGCTGGCGGCGGTGGCGGCCGCGATCTTGCTGATTAAGCAGCGCTTCGACGAGGCGCAGCATACCGAGGACGTGTTCAGTAAATCACTCGACAAGATCCCGGAGAAGAGCGGCAAAATTACCGAAGCGGCGGAGCTGCGCGCCGAGGCGGCGAGGCTCAGCAGCGATATCAACAGCCGGATCCAGATGCAGCGGAACCTGCATCTTCCCGAAGGGCATGGCGAGTTCGATCCGCTGGGACTGGGCAAAGCATACCAGTCACAGTTGGTCGAAATGGAGAACCGCCGCCGCTATGCGCTGGACCGCGCCGCGCAGCTGGAGCGCCAGGCGAACGGACCGGATGCCGGCGCCAGCGGCGGGAGCAAGCTTGCGGAGGCGATGGCGAAACACATCGGCGAGGCGACTGGGATCCAGTGCGGCGCCGCCGTCTCAAAGGCGCTGAAGGAGTCCGGTTTGACCGGGACTGCGACAGCTCTGGCGAAGGCGGCGATCGCTCACAAGGATCAGCAGCTTCATCCAGACGCGAATGGTTTCCTTCCCCCGGGCACGATCGTCTATTTCCCGGACAAGCAGCATTCCGGGTCTGTCTCCGGATCCGGTCAGCAGCATTTCGCCGTGGCGGGCGGCCTGAACGATCAAGATCAGCAAGTGATGGTCGAGTCGACGACCGCTGGCGGAAAAGGACGCCACTACCGAGGAGATCGCACGCTCGCGCAGATCGCCGCCGAGCACGGCGGACAGTATTACGCGTTCGCTGCTCCGGGCGACTCGGGCGGATCGGCGCTCACTCCCAGCGGCGCGACGAGCGGCGGGGGCGGCGACGCGTCTGATCTCACTGACCTGATGGCGCGCGCGATCGGCGCGAAGAACGGCAAGTATGCGCAGGAGCGATACGAGGCGCAGCAGACCTATAAGAAGGACAAGGAGACGGATCCTCGTCTGGCGGCCATCGTCTACAAAAAGGCGCTGGCTGACATCCATCAGGAAGAGCTCGACGACCTCAAGCAGCATCACGCCAAAGTGGAGACGGAGCAGCAGCGCCATGCCGTCAAGATCATGTCCATCATCACGGACAGTATCAAGGGCATCAACAAAGCGACCAAGAGCAACGCCGGCGACATCTTCGGCAATCCGGACGCCGCGAAGCCGATCAGCTTCGATCTGAGCAAGTTCATGGGCGGCCTGAATAAGACCGTCAAGGGTAATGTCGGCGCGATCCAGACGAATGAAATCGCCGACGCTCAGGACGAGATCAGCACGCAGAACGACGACATCAAAGAGCAGAAGGCGCAGGCGAAAGAGCTGGCGGACTACGAGCGTGAGCTCGCCCGCGCGACCGCCGAGGCGCAGCGCGAAGAGTGGCGCAATAACCGCTCAGAGGCTCACCTCTACTTTGACAGTCTTCGCCAGGAAGCGGCCGCCGAAGCCGCGTCTTACATCGAAGGGCTCAAAGCGCGCGGCGTCGAGGAGGCCGACGCGAAGGCGCAGGCCAACGCGCTGTACCAAGTCAAGATGCGCGGGATCGACGCCGAAGAAACGGCGGCGGCAAAAGAGGAATGGGACCGCAAAGCAAAGCCCATGGAGCAGGCGATGCAGAGCGGCCTCAGCAAGATCCTGGGCCACTGGCGCAACATGAAGACCGGGATTGCGTCGATCATGGATGACATCAAATCCTACGTCATCTCGACCATCACACAAATCGCCGCGAAGTGGGCGGTGCTGCATCTGCTGGGCGGTCCAAAAGTGACGGGCGGCGGCGCCGGCGCGTTGGCGGGACTGGGCGCGCTCAGCGCCGGTGTCAGCGGGGCGAGCTCCGGGCTTGGGCTGAATATCCCAAGCTTCGGCGGATCTGCCGGCATCCCGTCGACGCCGGGGATCGCCCCAGGCGGAAACCCGCTGGGCGGCCAGCTCGGCGCGGCTGCTGCGGTGGCCGGCGCGACGGGTCAGGGCGGCGCGGCCGGCGCGATCGGGACCGCCGCGTCTCTTGCGTCACTGCTGGGCAAGGGCGGCGTGCTCGGTCATCTGTTCGCCCATGGCGGAATGATGGCGGCAGGCGGACCGCTGATGGCGGCGCTCCCGTGGGTGGCCGGCGGCCTCGCGATTAACTCCCTGCTCGGCAATCCGCTCAAGAAAATCTTCCACTTCAGCAAAGGCGGCACGGTTCCGGGAGTCGGATTTAGGGACACGGTGCCGGCGATGTTGACCCCAGGTGAGAAGGTTATTCCGCGCGGAATGTCGGAAGGCGGCGGACATCCACCGATCACGGTCAATCACTTCGGAGACATTCACGACGCCGACGGCGCGCGCGCCATGTACGACAACGCGGGCTGGCTGATCCAGCAGCGCCTGGCGGTCGCGACGGACAGCTAA
- a CDS encoding SU10 major capsid protein codes for MPNGIVTINNVVPYLGELFQMNKRPNALLRLLGGIQGGVQETTAKEFPIGAFWNIPAPAQPAILEGANAPTPAYRSLTQSTNVIQIFQEAITITYLAQSDHTVAGIVPIPQGAAQGGVQNPRSSEFQVMTTLQKVAQDANYSMLNGTFVNPADPASTALKTRGLLTAITTNSIDKSADTGVTTTMYRGYVNLLMQTVITANGYGVDETWTLLAGTTEYSNICAAYEAQGTIYLQPESEYAGIKVRKILTRFGSINLVLEPDMPAQYFAICNLGVAGIVGLPVPNKGILFEEQLFKQGSADQTQLYGQLGIDHGPEYCHGKLKVPASVAL; via the coding sequence ATGCCCAACGGCATTGTAACCATCAATAACGTCGTTCCCTACCTGGGGGAACTCTTCCAAATGAACAAGCGGCCTAACGCGCTGCTTCGTCTGCTGGGCGGCATCCAGGGCGGCGTTCAGGAAACCACCGCGAAGGAATTCCCGATCGGCGCCTTCTGGAATATCCCCGCTCCCGCGCAGCCGGCAATCCTCGAAGGCGCCAATGCGCCCACACCGGCGTATCGGTCGCTAACCCAATCCACAAATGTGATCCAGATCTTCCAGGAGGCGATCACGATCACTTACCTGGCGCAGTCGGATCATACCGTCGCCGGCATCGTCCCGATCCCGCAAGGGGCCGCGCAGGGCGGAGTGCAGAATCCACGTTCGTCGGAATTCCAGGTCATGACGACCCTGCAAAAAGTCGCGCAGGACGCGAACTATTCGATGCTCAACGGGACCTTCGTCAATCCCGCTGACCCGGCAAGCACCGCGCTGAAGACGCGAGGCTTGCTCACGGCGATCACGACCAACAGCATCGATAAGAGCGCGGACACAGGCGTCACCACCACGATGTACCGGGGTTATGTCAATCTCCTGATGCAGACCGTCATTACCGCGAACGGTTACGGCGTGGATGAGACATGGACGCTGCTGGCCGGCACGACGGAGTACTCGAACATCTGCGCCGCTTACGAGGCGCAGGGCACGATTTACCTCCAGCCGGAGAGCGAGTACGCCGGCATCAAGGTCCGCAAGATCCTGACCCGCTTCGGCTCCATCAATCTGGTGCTGGAGCCGGATATGCCAGCGCAGTATTTCGCCATCTGCAACCTGGGCGTCGCCGGCATCGTCGGTCTCCCGGTTCCGAACAAAGGCATCTTGTTCGAAGAGCAACTCTTCAAGCAGGGATCGGCGGATCAGACGCAGCTTTACGGTCAGCTCGGCATTGACCACGGCCCCGAATATTGCCACGGCAAGCTGAAGGTGCCTGCGAGCGTCGCCCTGTAA
- a CDS encoding phage portal protein → MTTRAEQAAALINTRSLPVGLGWLQDKAAEAHAYDVLNPYPLFHFKEWKTEDRGPLPRCMPLAKSIIARGAKWLFGQPLQIHCAENPDLEEFLRKMWRKNKMGARLVAMARQGGCDGGIALKFSYDETARIPLSIQSLSLVDEVRLYYDPHNCADLLMARIQYSYFDAVAGKTMWYREEWTDDEEIHYFPLPQESLNTSLGSTRLYMSYNRTDPDTYEGWKISSRAANPFGVIPLTHIKNVETDDLYGAGDLWDLYRVLDRINLTYHLMDKSNQFDAESNPIFIDLDLDEDDIDKPLQPGQPIDAHSAEGEKQGKVEFPPTGNGLRPAMMEYAKDLKKQILAAASSVEVDQSEFSNKGNLTNAVLAQLYLPQIELTEEKRKSWGEDGLCEFLALVARGLQNVGVDLGVREDDEDSYDVTLAWPPYFQMSQDELTALTGRTQEQEIAGYITHERAIERVAQAEGIEDVTALIEELKTEPPPPAATPTAADASLQQTEQEIAGLKGAAGKSGV, encoded by the coding sequence ATGACAACAAGAGCCGAACAAGCCGCCGCGCTGATCAATACGCGAAGCCTGCCCGTGGGGCTCGGATGGCTGCAAGACAAAGCCGCCGAGGCCCACGCCTACGATGTGCTGAACCCGTATCCGCTGTTCCATTTCAAGGAGTGGAAGACGGAGGATCGAGGTCCGCTTCCGCGCTGCATGCCGCTCGCCAAGAGCATCATCGCGCGCGGCGCCAAGTGGCTGTTTGGGCAGCCGCTTCAGATCCATTGCGCGGAGAATCCCGATCTGGAGGAGTTCCTGCGCAAGATGTGGCGCAAGAACAAGATGGGCGCGCGCCTTGTGGCGATGGCGCGGCAGGGCGGCTGCGACGGCGGAATCGCGCTGAAGTTCTCGTACGACGAGACCGCGCGCATCCCGCTCTCGATTCAGTCGCTCTCCCTGGTGGATGAGGTGCGCCTGTACTACGATCCCCACAACTGCGCCGATCTGCTGATGGCGAGAATCCAGTACAGCTACTTCGACGCAGTGGCTGGAAAGACGATGTGGTACCGCGAGGAGTGGACCGACGACGAGGAGATCCATTACTTTCCATTGCCTCAGGAGAGCCTGAACACGAGCCTTGGCAGCACTCGCCTCTACATGTCCTACAACCGTACGGATCCGGACACGTACGAGGGCTGGAAGATCAGCAGTCGCGCCGCCAATCCCTTCGGCGTCATTCCGCTTACGCACATCAAAAACGTGGAGACGGACGACCTGTACGGCGCCGGTGATCTCTGGGATCTGTACCGCGTGCTCGACCGGATCAACTTGACCTATCACCTGATGGACAAGAGCAACCAGTTCGACGCCGAAAGCAACCCGATCTTCATTGATCTTGACCTGGACGAGGACGATATCGACAAACCGCTCCAGCCCGGCCAGCCGATCGACGCGCACAGCGCTGAGGGTGAGAAGCAGGGCAAAGTAGAGTTCCCGCCGACCGGCAACGGCCTGCGCCCCGCGATGATGGAGTATGCGAAGGATCTGAAGAAGCAGATCCTCGCCGCCGCGTCGTCGGTGGAAGTCGATCAGTCCGAGTTCAGCAACAAGGGAAACCTGACGAACGCGGTGCTCGCGCAGCTGTACCTGCCGCAGATCGAACTGACGGAAGAGAAGCGCAAGAGCTGGGGTGAGGATGGTCTTTGTGAGTTTCTCGCTCTGGTGGCGCGCGGCTTGCAGAATGTCGGCGTCGATCTGGGCGTCCGTGAAGACGACGAAGACAGCTATGATGTGACCCTGGCCTGGCCGCCTTATTTCCAGATGTCGCAGGACGAACTGACAGCGCTGACGGGACGCACGCAAGAGCAGGAGATCGCCGGCTACATCACCCACGAGCGCGCGATCGAGCGCGTCGCGCAGGCGGAAGGCATCGAAGACGTGACGGCGCTGATCGAGGAGCTGAAGACGGAGCCACCACCACCGGCCGCCACGCCGACGGCGGCGGACGCCAGCCTCCAGCAGACCGAGCAGGAGATCGCCGGCCTCAAGGGCGCGGCGGGAAAGAGCGGCGTGTAA
- the terL gene encoding phage terminase large subunit → MTTLCGPNLSQLLTNGSPTFGSTSPPEKEPSLAVQAFRRAQMADQIPMRLAQFFRESWPVLEAATPLDDNWHIDAMAEHVEAALLDWWAVQQWKMAARRGLAVEERPVQRIKDLIVNVPPGTAKSRLVSVCAPAWMWTICPAWRSIFISGNPRVSTRDSLLCRELIRSDWYRETFQPTWRLAADQDAKTLFKNTAGGSRLAIGAKAKITGDRADALFVDDANDAADIESDAEREAVNTWWDNGAGNRVNDLRTSVRIGIQQRLHEDDWTGHVLSISEWFHLVLPMEYEVKPACECASCKRAVNPLGWRDPRVQAGELLFPSRFPPEVLAAELRRLGTMGYDGQYQQRPSAKGGSIFKEAWFERNRYRRLPELVEVWTVWDTALKAKEANDESACITAGKGADGDLYILNMAHGRWETPDLVNFLIAQAYYYRRLYGDKYRGDYVEDVGSGTVLMQYVKRHTDEDRTKAEDGSKLALIGIAVAGTGDKESRAKSVSPFAEGGRVHLPDLNIYPGCFEWVRDLLAQITKFPKAKNDDIVDVFVNALRKFLETLGTKKSRRGRRGGTV, encoded by the coding sequence ATGACGACGCTCTGCGGGCCGAATTTATCGCAGTTGCTGACAAACGGCTCGCCGACGTTCGGATCGACCTCCCCGCCAGAAAAGGAGCCTAGCCTCGCGGTCCAGGCCTTCCGCCGCGCGCAGATGGCCGATCAGATCCCGATGCGGCTTGCGCAGTTCTTCCGCGAGAGCTGGCCGGTCCTCGAAGCCGCGACGCCGCTCGACGACAACTGGCACATCGACGCGATGGCCGAGCACGTTGAGGCGGCTCTGCTCGACTGGTGGGCCGTCCAGCAGTGGAAGATGGCCGCAAGGCGCGGCCTGGCCGTCGAAGAACGTCCCGTCCAGCGTATCAAGGATCTGATCGTCAACGTCCCGCCGGGGACCGCGAAGTCTCGTCTGGTCTCCGTCTGCGCTCCCGCGTGGATGTGGACGATCTGCCCGGCCTGGCGTTCGATCTTTATCAGCGGCAACCCGCGCGTTTCCACCCGCGACTCGCTGCTCTGCCGCGAGCTGATCCGCTCCGACTGGTACCGCGAGACCTTCCAGCCCACATGGCGCCTCGCGGCCGATCAGGACGCGAAGACCCTCTTTAAGAACACCGCCGGCGGCTCGCGCCTCGCGATCGGCGCCAAGGCGAAGATCACCGGCGACCGCGCCGACGCGCTCTTCGTCGACGACGCTAACGACGCCGCCGACATTGAGAGCGACGCCGAGCGCGAAGCCGTCAATACCTGGTGGGATAATGGCGCGGGCAACCGCGTCAACGACCTGCGCACTTCCGTACGGATCGGCATCCAGCAGCGCCTGCACGAAGACGACTGGACCGGTCACGTCCTCAGTATCAGCGAATGGTTTCACCTCGTGCTCCCGATGGAGTACGAGGTCAAGCCCGCTTGTGAGTGCGCCAGCTGTAAACGCGCCGTCAACCCCCTTGGATGGCGGGATCCGCGCGTCCAGGCTGGCGAACTATTATTCCCGTCCCGTTTCCCGCCCGAGGTGCTCGCCGCCGAGCTGCGGCGCCTGGGCACGATGGGCTATGACGGTCAGTACCAGCAGCGCCCCAGCGCAAAGGGCGGATCGATCTTCAAAGAGGCGTGGTTCGAGCGCAACCGATACCGCCGCCTGCCCGAGCTCGTCGAAGTCTGGACCGTCTGGGATACAGCGCTCAAGGCCAAAGAGGCGAACGACGAAAGCGCCTGCATCACCGCCGGGAAGGGCGCCGACGGCGATCTGTACATTCTCAATATGGCGCATGGCCGATGGGAGACGCCGGATCTCGTCAACTTCCTGATCGCGCAAGCCTATTATTATCGTCGGCTCTACGGCGACAAGTATCGCGGCGACTATGTTGAGGACGTCGGCAGCGGCACGGTCCTGATGCAGTACGTCAAGCGACACACCGACGAAGACCGAACGAAGGCGGAAGACGGCTCGAAACTGGCGCTGATCGGCATTGCTGTCGCCGGCACAGGCGACAAGGAGAGCCGCGCGAAAAGCGTCTCGCCGTTCGCCGAGGGCGGCCGTGTCCATCTGCCCGATCTCAACATCTATCCTGGTTGCTTTGAATGGGTGCGCGACCTTCTCGCGCAGATTACGAAGTTCCCGAAGGCGAAGAACGACGACATTGTCGACGTCTTCGTGAACGCACTCCGGAAGTTCCTCGAAACGCTCGGGACGAAGAAAAGCCGGCGTGGCAGACGAGGCGGAACAGTATGA
- a CDS encoding phage minor head protein — MADIFEISELAKEYAQLIRASRQKQMQLDRDTIAHVLGLLHDTLDALQEDIRSIPRGILAERFQRDLERSISRHVTTFGERFKASLDGGIEAAALNVSEREADLLRRLSLVRTQIHPEHSLHVAAGAAQIGVEFGRVQAEVLDRLYARVYPDGLKLSQRLYNLDRDARRSIADTLFSGVAQGQSARKLAEALRPLLTAPGVENVRYKAMRIARTEINSAYREGHIASVTDENGKLKPWVEAIGWRLSPAHPRTDICDAWAGDDTEGLGAGNYSSGNVPPGHPHCLCYTVTLLASLPDQQFVSHPPKPDDVPESQRKYYGQPKPDPPAQSDS; from the coding sequence ATGGCCGACATCTTCGAGATCTCCGAGCTGGCGAAGGAATACGCGCAGTTGATCCGCGCCTCCCGGCAAAAGCAAATGCAGCTCGACCGCGACACTATCGCGCATGTGCTGGGACTGCTTCATGACACGCTGGACGCGCTGCAAGAGGACATCCGCAGTATTCCGCGCGGAATACTCGCCGAACGCTTCCAGCGCGATCTGGAGCGCAGCATCAGTCGCCATGTGACCACATTCGGCGAGCGCTTCAAGGCGTCGCTGGACGGTGGGATTGAAGCGGCGGCGCTGAACGTGTCCGAGCGCGAGGCGGATCTGCTGCGGCGTCTTTCTCTGGTGCGTACCCAGATCCATCCCGAGCACTCGCTGCACGTCGCCGCCGGCGCGGCTCAGATCGGCGTCGAATTCGGCAGGGTACAGGCGGAGGTGCTGGATCGGCTGTACGCCAGGGTTTACCCGGACGGCCTGAAGCTCTCGCAGCGCCTCTACAACCTGGACAGGGACGCGCGCCGCTCGATCGCCGATACGCTGTTCAGCGGCGTCGCGCAGGGGCAAAGCGCGCGGAAGCTGGCGGAGGCGCTGCGCCCGCTGCTGACAGCGCCGGGCGTGGAGAATGTTCGCTACAAAGCAATGAGGATCGCCCGCACGGAGATCAACAGCGCTTATCGCGAGGGACATATTGCGAGCGTCACGGACGAGAACGGAAAGCTCAAGCCGTGGGTGGAGGCAATCGGCTGGCGATTGTCGCCGGCGCATCCTCGCACGGATATCTGTGACGCCTGGGCCGGCGACGACACCGAAGGACTGGGAGCCGGGAACTACTCGTCTGGCAATGTTCCGCCCGGGCATCCTCACTGCCTTTGCTATACTGTCACGCTCTTGGCGTCGCTCCCGGATCAGCAGTTCGTGAGCCATCCTCCGAAGCCGGACGATGTGCCCGAAAGCCAGCGCAAATACTACGGGCAGCCGAAGCCCGATCCACCAGCCCAAAGCGACTCCTGA
- a CDS encoding LamG domain-containing protein, producing the protein MENGFYGFPTPGRDYNSPFQLVSTLPTPTPALRGQLFLLQAQIAAATGYQDAVYATAGLTNYWKLDEVAGTTLTDSKGTRNGTYSGIYTLGQMGATPDVGNRAVLFGGGNGSVTNGSADWVGGAMSLEFWYYSTSSSNTSVCGLRNNTTADFYCDILNSTQLECRFRNSSGTAFTLNPSPGAFSTWHHGVMVYDGSTTLSAYIDGALAAQTTSAGGTISSTTSAMTFAKDVQAPNFAGRLDEVAAYNVALSPTTILSHYTIGTAASTPDRFYSVIQKVDGTYQWVQIPTV; encoded by the coding sequence ATGGAAAATGGGTTCTATGGATTCCCAACGCCAGGCCGTGACTATAATTCTCCGTTCCAGCTCGTATCCACGCTACCGACCCCAACGCCGGCGCTGCGCGGGCAGTTGTTTCTTCTGCAAGCCCAAATCGCAGCGGCGACGGGATACCAAGATGCAGTTTACGCCACGGCGGGATTGACCAATTACTGGAAACTTGATGAAGTCGCAGGGACGACGCTCACGGATAGCAAGGGGACGCGTAACGGGACCTATTCGGGAATCTACACCCTGGGCCAGATGGGAGCGACGCCGGATGTTGGGAACCGAGCCGTCCTATTCGGCGGCGGCAATGGGAGCGTGACAAACGGATCTGCGGACTGGGTCGGCGGAGCGATGTCGCTGGAGTTCTGGTACTACAGCACCAGCAGTTCCAATACATCCGTTTGCGGTCTTCGAAACAACACGACGGCCGACTTTTACTGCGACATCCTCAATTCCACGCAGCTTGAATGCCGATTCCGAAACAGCTCCGGCACCGCCTTTACGCTGAACCCGTCACCTGGCGCGTTCTCGACCTGGCATCATGGCGTTATGGTCTACGACGGTTCGACCACGCTGTCGGCCTACATCGACGGAGCGCTCGCCGCGCAGACGACCAGCGCTGGCGGTACGATTAGCTCAACGACCAGCGCAATGACGTTCGCAAAGGATGTGCAGGCGCCGAATTTTGCGGGACGGCTCGATGAGGTCGCGGCGTACAATGTGGCGCTTTCCCCGACGACGATCCTCTCACACTACACGATCGGCACGGCCGCCAGCACGCCGGATCGCTTCTATAGTGTCATACAGAAAGTGGACGGTACGTATCAGTGGGTCCAAATTCCGACGGTTTAA
- a CDS encoding phage distal tail protein — protein sequence MSYLLQYGGYTFPGTMRPAGGEAPADLAEQERPRADGSSTQIARQKSRILTIRGEITAADADSLNVIYEAMRAACAPGQVAALYHGRDDRYVMAQAEGWTTDYSDGMLYGVVTAIAITFRAKDPAWFDATATTPTLSSAGGTIVNAGTAPSKPVWTITIGTGGTGSVTLTNSTTGETATIIGTFTSGDVIVIDRAAYTVKLNGVANFGLLTGRIPEIGVGSNTIAPSASTVSIASLACSYTARRY from the coding sequence ATGAGCTACTTGCTTCAGTATGGCGGCTATACATTCCCTGGCACGATGCGGCCCGCCGGCGGGGAAGCGCCGGCGGACCTCGCCGAACAGGAACGGCCGCGCGCGGATGGATCCTCGACGCAGATCGCCCGGCAGAAATCGCGGATACTGACGATCCGAGGCGAGATCACGGCGGCGGACGCCGACTCCCTCAACGTGATCTATGAGGCGATGCGCGCGGCCTGCGCTCCTGGGCAGGTGGCCGCGCTCTATCATGGCCGCGACGATCGTTACGTCATGGCGCAGGCGGAAGGCTGGACGACGGATTACAGCGACGGAATGCTATACGGCGTCGTGACGGCGATCGCGATCACGTTCCGCGCGAAGGATCCGGCATGGTTCGACGCCACCGCGACGACGCCGACGCTCTCATCCGCCGGGGGAACGATCGTCAATGCCGGTACGGCGCCGAGCAAGCCGGTCTGGACAATTACGATCGGGACCGGCGGAACAGGCTCGGTCACGCTGACGAACTCGACCACCGGCGAGACGGCGACGATCATCGGGACGTTCACCAGCGGCGACGTGATCGTCATCGACCGCGCCGCCTATACGGTGAAGCTGAACGGAGTCGCAAACTTCGGACTGCTGACGGGACGGATCCCTGAGATCGGCGTCGGCTCCAACACGATCGCGCCCTCGGCGTCGACCGTTTCCATCGCCTCACTCGCCTGCTCTTACACCGCGCGTCGGTACTAA